In Sphingomonas profundi, the sequence ATGACGACAAGAGCTGCGCCGACCTTTCCGGCGATATCCTGCCGATCCTGGCGAAGCTCGATCCCGCCTTCGATCTCGTCGTCTCCGGCCACACCCACAAATCCTATGTGTGCGATTACGGCCGGATCGATCCGACGCGGCCGTTCCTGCTGACCAGCGCCGGCCAATATGGCACCCTGGTGACGGACATCCTGCTGCGCATCGATCCCGCCGCCCATCGCGTCGTGGCCAGGCAGGCGGATAATGTGATCGTGCAGGGGGAAGGCTTTGGCAGCGGCGCGGCGGCCGTGCCGGTCAGCCCGCTCTACCCGCGCTTCCCCGCCTCGCCGCCGCTCGCGGCGCTGGCCGCCACCTATGCGCAGGCCGCCGCGCCGCTGACCGGGCGGGCGCTCGGCCGTCTCTCCGGTCCGGCCCTGCGCGCGCCCACCGCCTCGCGCGAATCGGTGCTCGGCGATCTGGTCGCCGACACCTATCTCGCCGCGACGAACACGGCCGCCACCGGCCGCGCCGATCTCGCCTTCACCAATCCCGGCGGCGTGCGGGCGGATCTCGTCCCGGCGGCGGACGGCACCGTCACCTACGGGCAGCTCTTCACCGTGCTACCCTTCGCCAACACGCTGGTGGTGCGCAGCTATACCGGCCGCCAGATCCGCGCCGCGCTGGAACAGCAGTTCAGCGGCACCCACAGCCCGGCGGCGCCCTACGTGCTGCTGCCGTCCGCCAACATGCGCTACGCCTATGATCTCTCCCGGCCGGAAGGGCAGCGCATCCTGGACGCGACCGTCTCGGGCAGGCCGCTGGACGATGCGGCGCGCTACCGCGTCACGGTCAACAACTTCCTCGCCGGCGGCGGAGACGGCTTCGCGGCGCTGGCGGAGGGCACGGACAGCGTCGGCGGGCCGATCGATCTCGATGCGTTCGAGGCCTATCTCGCCGGCGACCGGGTGGTCGCGCTGCCCGTGACGGACCGGATCGCCAACCGCACCCCGCAATGAGGCGGCGCGATCAGGCGAGCCGCTCCGGCACCTCCAGCGCCTCCTCGATCAGCGTGCCGCTCGGCGCGACCGACTCCCACGGAAAGACGTACCAGTCCTTGTCCACCTCGCGATCGATCGTGCGCGAGCAATAGTCCACCGTCGCCCGCGAGCGGCTGTTGTTGATGAGCACGGCGATGCGCTGGTTGGCGGGCACCCCGCCATGGCCGACGATGGCGTCGCGCAGGTACATCAGGGTCGCGCCGCTGTCGTTGATATCGTCGACGAACAGGATGCGCCGGTCGGCCCGGCTCATGGTGGCCAGCTTGGCGAGCAGTTCGTCCGAGAAGCCGGCCACCTTCGAGGAATAGTCCACCGACAGCATCGATATGCCGGTGCGGTGGGAGAGGTAGGCGCCCGGCACCAGCCCGCCCCGGCCGATGCCGACGATGAAGTCCGGCCGCCAGTCGTCCGCCTCCAGCCGCGCGGCGATCGCCTGCACGTCCGCGACGAACCGCTCATAGGCGATGTAGGTGAGCACCGGCGTTTCGGGAGCGGTCATCGGCGGAAATCCTTGGCTGGCAGCCGATCCGATACTCCGCCGCGGCGGCACCCGGCAACCTTGCAACCGCGCGGCCGCCGGCTATCATCGAGGTCGCTTGCGGACGGAGGGGTGCCATGGCGGGGGACGAACCGGCGCCCGACGATCCGGCCACCATCATCGCGGCGGCGCAGCTCGGCATCGCTCTGCCGGCGGAGTGCGTCGCCGGCGTGCGGCAGAACCTGGCGGTGCTGGCCGCGCACTGGGCCGATCTGCGCCGCTGCATCGACGCGGACCCTTCCGAAACGTGACGCGAGCCGCCGTGGATCAGGCGCCGGAAAGCGTCGTCGCCATCGCCGCCGCCGTGCGGACGGGCGCGATCTCGGCGGTGGCGGTGGCGCGGCGGGCGCTCGCGCGGATCGCGGCGCTTGATCCGCCGGTCAACGCCGTCACCCGCACCCTCGCCGCGCGCGCGCTGGCGGAGGCGGCGGCGGTGGACGCGCGGATCGGCGCCGGCCGCGATCCCGGTCCGCTCGCGGGCGTGCCCTACGGCGTCAAGGATCTGTTCGACGTGGCGGGGCAGCCGACCACCGCCGGCGCCGGCATGCGCCGCGATGCGCCGCCGGCGGCGGCCGATGCGGAGGCGATCCGCCGCCTCGCCGCCGCCGGCGCGGTGCTGGTCGCCACCCTGAACATGGACGAATATGCCTATGGCTTCGCGACGGACAATGCCGCGTGGGGCCTCACCCGCAACCCGCACGATCGCACGCGCCTGTCGGGCGGCTCGTCCGGCGGATCGGCGGCGGCGGTGGCGGCGGGGATGCTGCCGTTCAGCCTGGGCTCCGACACCAACGGATCGATCCGCGTGCCGGCCAGCCTCTGCGGTCTCTACGGGCTGAAGCCCACCCACGGCGCGCTGCCGATGGCGGGCGTGTTCCCGTTCGTCGCCAGCTTCGACGATATCGGCCCGTTCGCCACCAGCCTGGACGATCTGGCGATGGTGCACGGCGTGCTGGCGGGCGAGGCGACGCCGCCGGCGGCGATGCCGGCCGTGGCGCTGCTCGGCGGCTGGTTCGTCGCCGATATCGTGCCGGATCTGGCGGCGGCGCTGGCGGCGATCGGCGAGGCGCTCGGCGGCATCCCCACGGTGGAGCTGCCGCAGGTCGCCGCCGCCCGCTCCGCCGCCTTCCTGATGACGGCGGCGGAGGGCGGCGCGCGCCACCTGCCCGAACTCCGCCGCCGCGCCCTCGCCTTCGATCCGGCCACGCGGGACCGGCTAATCGCCGGCGCCGCGCTGCCCGCCGCCGCATGGTTCGACGCGCAGCGTTTTCGCGAGGGGTTCCGCGCGCGCTGCCTGGATCTGCTGGCCGCGCACCCGGTGCTGATCGCGCCCGCCACCGGCTGCCCCGCGCCGATGATCGCCGATCCCGTGGTACAACTGGACGGCAGGCCGTCGCCGGCGCGCGCCAGCCTGGGCCGCTACACGCAGCCGATCAGCTTCGTCGGCCTGCCCGCTCTCTCCGTGCCGCTCAGGCGCGCCGGCCGCCTGCCGATCGGCGTGCAGCTGATCGCGGCGCCGGGGCGAGAGGCGCAGCTCTACGCCGTCGCGCGGCGGCTGGAGGGGCTCGGCCTGGTCGGCTTCGGTCCGCCACCCCAAGTAAGCGGAACATGAATTGTCGGGCCGCGCGCGATATGTGATAAGCGGCCGTCAAAGCCCAGCATAGGGCCACCAGCAGGAGGAGGTAGGCGATCGCAGGGGGCGTACCCGATGGCGTTGTATCTCCATGTCAGCTTCCGGGGTTCCACCCCGCACGTCCGCCGATATCGCAGCGGGGCCGCGTGACGGCGCCCGTCTCGTCCCTGCTCGAACGACGCTTCGCCCTCGCCGCGCGCGGCACCGACGTGCGGACGGAGGCGCTGGCCGGCACCACCACCTTCCTGACGATGGCCTATATCGTGCTGGTGAACCCGGCGATCCTGGGCCAGGCCGGCCTGCCGGTCGCCGCCGTCGCCGCCGCCACCTGCTTCGCCGCCGCCTTCGCCAGCATCCTGATGGGGCTTGTCGCCAACGTGCCGCTGGCGCTGGCGCCTGGCATGGGGTTGAACGCCTATTTCAGCTTCACCGTCGTGCAGCAGATGGGGGTGCCGTGGCCGGTGGCGCTGGGCTGCGTGTTCATCTCCGGCGTCTGCTTCCTGCTGCTCACCCTGGCGGGGGTGCGGCAGATGATCGTGGCGGCCATCCCGCCGCACCTGTTCGCCGCCGTGGCGGGCGGTATCGGCCTGTTCATCGGCTTCATCGGCCTGAAGAATGCCGGCATCGTCGTCTCGAACAGCGCCACCAGCGTGGCGCTCGGCGATCTGCGCGCGCCGGGGCCGCTGCTCGCGATGTTCGGCCTCGCCGTGATCGCGGGGCTCAGCATCTGGCGGGTGCGCGGCGCCACCCTGATCGGCATCGTGCTGACGACCGCCGTCGGCTGGATCCTGGGTCAGGTGACGGTGGCGCCCGTCGCCTACAGCCTCTCGGCGCTGACGCAGACGGCGTTCAAGCTCGATCTGCCGGGCGTGTTCGGGCTTACCGGCACGCACGGCCTGGGCCTGTTCGAGATCCTGTTCGTGTTCCTGTTCGTCGATCTGTTCGACAATATCGGCACCCTGGTGGCGGTGACGAAGCGCGCCGGGCTGATGGACGCGGCCGGCCGCATCCCGGGCCTCAACCGCATCCTCTACACCGATGCGGCGGCGACGATGGTGGGCGCGCTGGCCGGCACCAGCACCGTGACCAGCTATGTCGAGAGCGCGGCCGGCGTGCAGGCGGGCGGCCGCACCGGGCTGACGGCGATCGTCACCGGCCTGCTGTTCCTGCTGACGATGTTCGTGGCGCCCTATGCGGCCCTCGTGCCGCTCGCCGCCACGGCGCCCGCGCTGATCCTGGTCGGCGGGCTGATGATGGCGCCGCTGGTGGAGGTGGACTGGGACGATACGTTCACCGCCCTGCCCGCTTTCCTCACGGTCGCGATCATCCCGCTCAGCTTCTCGATCGCCAACGGCCTCGCCTTCGGCATCACGGCGCACGCCGTGCTGAAGCTGGCGCGCGGGCGGGTGGAGCGCGGCGATACGCTGCTGATGATCCTGGCGGCGCTGTTCGTCGTCCGCTTCGCCTATCTCGCGGCGGGGTGAGGCGCGCCGATGCTGCATACCCCAAGGTCGCTGCGCGGCATGGTCACGGCGCCGCACCATCTGGCGGCGCAGGCCGGGCGGGACGTGCTGGCCGATGGCGGCAGCGCGGTGGAGGCGTGCGTCGCCGTCGCCGCGGCACTCGCCGTGGTCTATCCGCACATGACCGGCATCGGCGGCGACGGCTTCTGGCTGGTGGCCGAGCCGGACGGGCGGACATGGGCGGTGGACGCCTGCGGCGGCGCCGCGGCGGCCGCGACGATCGACCTCTATGCCGGCCGCGCGGCGATCCCGTGGCGCGGCCCGCTGGCGGCGAACACCGTGGCAGGCGCGGTCTCGGGCTGGGCCGCCGCGCTGGCCGCGGGCGGCGCCATCCTGCCGCTCGGCCGCCTGCTGCGCGACGCGATCCACCATGCCGAGGCCGGGGTGCCGGTGACGGCCGGCGGCGCGGCGCTGGCCCGCGCGAAAGGCCCGGAGCTGCGCCACCTGCCGGGCGCCTACGCCGCCACGTTCG encodes:
- a CDS encoding AtzE family amidohydrolase; the protein is MTRAAVDQAPESVVAIAAAVRTGAISAVAVARRALARIAALDPPVNAVTRTLAARALAEAAAVDARIGAGRDPGPLAGVPYGVKDLFDVAGQPTTAGAGMRRDAPPAAADAEAIRRLAAAGAVLVATLNMDEYAYGFATDNAAWGLTRNPHDRTRLSGGSSGGSAAAVAAGMLPFSLGSDTNGSIRVPASLCGLYGLKPTHGALPMAGVFPFVASFDDIGPFATSLDDLAMVHGVLAGEATPPAAMPAVALLGGWFVADIVPDLAAALAAIGEALGGIPTVELPQVAAARSAAFLMTAAEGGARHLPELRRRALAFDPATRDRLIAGAALPAAAWFDAQRFREGFRARCLDLLAAHPVLIAPATGCPAPMIADPVVQLDGRPSPARASLGRYTQPISFVGLPALSVPLRRAGRLPIGVQLIAAPGREAQLYAVARRLEGLGLVGFGPPPQVSGT
- a CDS encoding bifunctional metallophosphatase/5'-nucleotidase yields the protein MTSPRLARMLLAAAALASLSACAGTPPARRAGAPTVDVQILAFNDFHGNLEPPKLAITAPAPGGATVKVPAGGVAYLASALEARRKGHANSITVAAGDLVGASPLISALFLDEPTVDAMNLLGLSITSVGNHEFDRGRAEILRLAHGGCQKNTVREPCRIDRTFAGARYDILAANTLTEDGAPLLPGSVVRSFGSGAGRVRIGFVGMTLKGTATLVSPTGIAGLTFADEAETANALVPGLKAQEVDAIVLLIHQGGQTSVGYDDKSCADLSGDILPILAKLDPAFDLVVSGHTHKSYVCDYGRIDPTRPFLLTSAGQYGTLVTDILLRIDPAAHRVVARQADNVIVQGEGFGSGAAAVPVSPLYPRFPASPPLAALAATYAQAAAPLTGRALGRLSGPALRAPTASRESVLGDLVADTYLAATNTAATGRADLAFTNPGGVRADLVPAADGTVTYGQLFTVLPFANTLVVRSYTGRQIRAALEQQFSGTHSPAAPYVLLPSANMRYAYDLSRPEGQRILDATVSGRPLDDAARYRVTVNNFLAGGGDGFAALAEGTDSVGGPIDLDAFEAYLAGDRVVALPVTDRIANRTPQ
- a CDS encoding NCS2 family permease — its product is MTAPVSSLLERRFALAARGTDVRTEALAGTTTFLTMAYIVLVNPAILGQAGLPVAAVAAATCFAAAFASILMGLVANVPLALAPGMGLNAYFSFTVVQQMGVPWPVALGCVFISGVCFLLLTLAGVRQMIVAAIPPHLFAAVAGGIGLFIGFIGLKNAGIVVSNSATSVALGDLRAPGPLLAMFGLAVIAGLSIWRVRGATLIGIVLTTAVGWILGQVTVAPVAYSLSALTQTAFKLDLPGVFGLTGTHGLGLFEILFVFLFVDLFDNIGTLVAVTKRAGLMDAAGRIPGLNRILYTDAAATMVGALAGTSTVTSYVESAAGVQAGGRTGLTAIVTGLLFLLTMFVAPYAALVPLAATAPALILVGGLMMAPLVEVDWDDTFTALPAFLTVAIIPLSFSIANGLAFGITAHAVLKLARGRVERGDTLLMILAALFVVRFAYLAAG
- a CDS encoding phosphoribosyltransferase, encoding MTAPETPVLTYIAYERFVADVQAIAARLEADDWRPDFIVGIGRGGLVPGAYLSHRTGISMLSVDYSSKVAGFSDELLAKLATMSRADRRILFVDDINDSGATLMYLRDAIVGHGGVPANQRIAVLINNSRSRATVDYCSRTIDREVDKDWYVFPWESVAPSGTLIEEALEVPERLA